agagaggtaaagtttgtaatataGTAGTTAGCGGTAGTTTGTATACTACACCCCTACTTTATGGATTTCAATAGAGTAAGATTACCATCTTACTAGAACCACTGCTGTACACTTcataaatgtaataatgtacTGCCTACTCAGAAGTCTCATCAAACCTGGATTGGAGGAGATTTTTGTTTTGGGCAATTTGCATGTATAGTGACTACCCTAAACAAAAATTTCATGCATGCCACTTCACAAAACAGTGGGACAACCCCTATGGAGATTTGTGGTCTATTTTTATAATTGCTGGTAATTCATTGCTTTTCtcttcatcattaccaacccttattcagctcactgtttagcacaagtctcctctcagaatgtgaggggttaggccaatagtccaccacgaggGTCCAATGCTCAATTGCACCTGCAATTAGCAGACTTcgcacacctagagaattaggaaaatttttaggtattcAGGTTTCACATCCTTCATCGCttgagatatgtgatatttcttgaaatgcatataactgaaaagttggaggtccataccccggaccagattcgaacctacgccctcctaatagaaggcataggtcatatccactgggatatcacgtcAGTTTTCTCTTAgtattgcaaaaataataagTACAATTAGTATTAAGTAGTCTAAGCCATAAACCACTCAAAACTGCTTATCTACTCTATATATATAATGAGGAAATATATCATTGTATGTTTACTTGTTTGAATTAAATAGGCTCtataactatacatatataggACCCTTTTGATAGTTTTTTTCACCATTAGACTTTTACATTATCCCTGATAAAGATAgacaatatattatccccatattccctagggaacaggaactatgttGATGAAACCACTGGGCATCTGCTGCAAAGGTAAGTAATCAGATGGTATGCTATAAGTTATATACTACAACAGATATAATAAGCATATAGACACATAGACAAATAactgttttgaaatattttaaagttcagAATATACAAACTTACTGTAATTTGAAATATTCCCCACGCGAGGAACAGCTCTCGCTGCTGGCCGTCCAGCGTCATATTCTCTATGTGTATCGCTAATGGTTCCACATATTCTGTGGCTACATATAAAAATTTCTCAGTTTCACAGCTATCTAAATAATGTAAAAGGCTTGGGTGTCTCATAGTCTTTAGTTTCTTCAACGACGTTTTAGCTATATCGAACAACGTCTCCGAATTTTTGGTCACATCGTACAAAAATATCGAGACCTCATCTTGCGTACCCCTCTTCTTGCCTTTATGCAAAGTCCACACGCTCCTGTCTTCCAACCCTGGCACCGGATCGCCTACCTCATATGGAAAGTCCTTAGTCGGATCTCGTGAGAAAAAAGACCACATATTGAATACCTTTAGCTAACTACAGTACACACTATTTACAAATCATTTTCTACACAATGCACAATGGTACacgtatttttatgtatttcataATACAAAAAACGTTTTAAATCTTGTATATCGATTTATCAGAAACATACACTTAATAGGACAAATAGAGagtgaaaaagaaaaacattatcaCTAATTTATGTCgattttaaatctatttttctttaaaaatacgACGGTgcaatttacatttacatttttcgaATGACATTTGGCAATTTACCCACAGATTATGATAATAAACCCGAAGTACGTAATTTACCACAGAATACGGACCAAAGGGaccaaagaataaaataatccaACAAAGTAAATGAGCTCTTCTCTCTTCTTGCGTTTGTCGTCTTCTGTCGTACTGACTACTGAGTCttacgtttattattaattcgGGGTTTCATGGTCATATTTTGTACACTTTTTTGCGACAATGCAACAGATGATAACAATGCGTATATATCTATTTCAGTGATCTGTGACAGAATTTTCGAGTACAAGTTACCTCTGtgcctatttttaaccgacttcaaaaaccttttgaggttatcaattcgacggaatcttgttttttttaatctgtgatcatattattttatctatgatTATCAATTCACGGTAAATACGTTCCTTGTTCACAGCTGTCAAACtgtcaaatatcattaatagtgacattttttaattttaggttatgttattcttttatttgtaactaaaaaaaacatctattaAACTTGCTAAATAGATCTgtaattgtataataaaaaagtagtgTATTTCATATAATAACTTCATTTCACCTTTCCCTTCAAAATGTCAAAATCCGTAGCCCGTTTAAAGTCGATGAAAAAAGTGGCCGACAAGATAGACCATTCGTCGAAGTTAAGGACGGACATTCCGGCTGGGATGGCTGCGCCTGGTCCACCACTCGGACCGATGCTGGGTCAGGTAAAGTTCAAGGAACAGGGAGTTAATTTCACGAAGTAACAAGTAGTACCTTTTCATATATTTGTAATGATACTGGTACTGTTGATCCGATAGATGTTGCCCTTTCATAGACTACTTTTGAATTACACTATATTTGAGTTAGAAAGTAACTATTAGAAttactataattaaattttggcTTTATTCATCGGTCAAATGTGTAAGAGTCAACAAAATAAAcgaagaattattttaatttttttagccttatatttattaacagtttgttatttcaatatattatagatatctTAGTATAAGCCCAAACCCTGATATGCTTTATTAGGGAGTAGATAACAATATGTGTTCTATCctaatatatttcttattcaaATTCTTCCAGCGTAATATCAATGTACCAGCCTTCTGCAAAGACTTCAATGAACGCACTGCAAACATAAAACCGGGTATTCCACTGCCGACCAGGGTCAAAATGAACCCAGACAGGTCCTACCAACTAGTCATACATCAGCCACCTGCGTCTTACTTCTTGAAACAGGCTGCTGGTATCAATAGAGGAGCTATGGAACCAggtaaatatctatactaatattataaagctgaagagtttgttttctgtgttagatagcccatttatcgaggaagcctatatATTATGCTcatattcctaagggaacgggaaccacgcgggtgaaaccgtgtggcgtcagctagttcggAGTAAAGAGTAAGAGTAGAGAACAGAACTTGTAGCGCTCAGTTGGAAAAACCTTTGTATCCTAATGCTGGCATTTACTGGACACTGGATGCTTAATAAACACATGTTCAACCTTAAGTTCCAGGACAGAGATCTATGCAGACCACCtagaggcagaggaaacacctgcATATTCTGTGCAATTGCCCAGCTCTAATACTTATACATAACTaaaagatgataatgataatcacTATACAACAGCCTtacttgatgagtactgtttatcaacaaacaaattaagaatgagggtatatatccctagtcatttcacatctaataaaaactttaattaacttgttcttaaaataatgaaaataaattttattaataagcttagaacaactagatatggttaatacattttatagacAGTTAGGAAAtgatatgcgttttctaccttcattcctaatttctttgttggtaaacagtattcatcaagaaagactGTACTATATGACTTACATCTTAACATGCTCTCAGAAGCTCGCGGGAGTAACACCACCATTTACCCAGACACacctgttttaataataataataataataataataataatttatttattcatcagaaagcaggtttacaaagattacttaaatataataagaccctgatactctctaccataataatttggtgtatgaaaaatttaaatagactatgtataatcctaatttaaaagcaaacaaataaaaaagaaaacatatgtaatagcttatacaatttaacattttaagattcaatgattatgacaaatgtaactcaaaagtactgtgacagataaaataaaataatagtcataatatatactgttaaaattattaaaccttgttaaatttagtgcaaagtcaagtaattattaccagtgaaatgttaaaatgtcaattaaaattatgtcaaacacacatgtcaattaaaattatgtcaaaatatttatcatacgtcaaaaaaaaaaagaatatcattaaaatttgtaatttaaatactcatttaagttatagaaacatttatccataagcattttagaaaccttactcttgaaactatttacattgtcaatcttatagatatctggtagtttgttatatattgaaattgcactacaatgtacactcttagcgaacatgtcaagcctttttggtggttttttttggttttacttTTTGCGATGTTCTAAATTCATCTCTACCACTCTTTTGTTGTATAGGCTTGTACTTAACTaaaatcatgcctgatggaaagcaatgataaaGTCTAAGAAGCCCGCTTGCCTAgtagatgcctattcactcttgccttggtGCTGAAATTGGACATGTCACGAAACACATATGCTGGAAGGGCATTCTACACCTTAGAagttcttattagaaacatATATAGTATGGTATAGACTGAGATAGAGGTGCACTGCACACTGTTGAAGTTATAAACACTTCTGCCAGTGGGacgcttcggccatggctagttaccaccctacagacaacgaaataccgccaagtgatttgcGTTCCtgtacaatgttgtgtagaaaccgattttaatcctcaacaaattagcctgcttccattctagattgcatcattacttaccagcaggtgagattgtagtcaagagctaacttgtaaagaataaaaataaaaactttgttatAAATACCGTTGGTAAGAATAATTTTGTTTCAGTAAGAGAAACCAGTGGCAAGATCACACTGAAGCACCTTTATGAAATAgctaaaataaaatctcaaGATCCGACTCTTGATTTCAAACCACTCAAAGAGATTTGCACAATGCTTATAGGGACGGCCAGGACATGTGGTATTGAAATTGTGAGAGAGCTAGATCCAcaggtaaagtttttttttaaattcaactatAGTTATTATATCTCAGGAAGTTATTTTGGATTTGGTAGTAGTAACTTCACAGCGTAAACTTCTTTGTATGTGTAAacttaagtgtttttcagatagcattggtacagttgccttatgacttCCATACTACATACTATAATCGCGAAAAGCGGCCAACTTTCAATAGCgtaacgaactgtcacccgcaccatgctgtCTGAAAACATTACAGAACACAATATTTGGCACAGCACAAACGTGTTAAAGTATTTATAAGTGATACTTGTTTACAAACTGTTACAGATAAGGTTATATATGATAAAAAGCCtactttctactaatattataaacgcaaaagtttgtatggatgtttgttactctttaacgccgcaactactgaaccgatttggctgaaatttggaatggaaacggattttagtctggattaacacataggctatatagATTGCAGGGTATTTCTGGTTgcccgctattggttgacatttgtctatttctctgcatGTTCTCGAAGAGAAATTGAATAATTGGATTCATAATAGTCTGTTAAGGAATCGTAACCAGTGCGCTTAACATGTGACCAAACGACGTTCtggtgaagagaaatagacaaatgtcaagaCAAGACAAATATTTTGTCTTATCTATAGTCGCATGCTAGGCATACACGCTTACTTACGGCTTTTATTTCTCATTTTTCAGGAATATGGCGAATTTCTGAACCAAAGGAAACTGGCTGTGGAGGAACAGAAGAAACTATTGCAAGAGAAAAGGGAAGCGAAAATGTTACGAACTGCTTAATTTTACCATACTTTACCTTAGACTggaatattatatagatttaataaattgtagatattatttataaatcattAATGAGTTTTCACTTAATCATTCCTATACTTAACCTGTGttgaatcaaaatcaaaatcaaaatcaaaaatcatttatttcaagtaggctcagtttacaagcacttttgacacgtcagttgactatttgtaaagattctaccaccggttcggaaggcaggttctgctgagaagataccggcaagaaactcaacagttgctcttttgaaaaagtcatacagtattataatttacaattaataacaattactgtttacatttttcatagttttactttctgtgtaaaggtggaagctgatccaacgacctccaagcatctttatcattaaggaactcatcaatgttgtagtaccctcgactaagtagatgttttttaacacattgcttaaagctatgcattggcaggtccatcacagtcttggggatcttattatagaagagtacacccaaacctacaaaagatttttttactctttggagacgatatgcagaaataactaacttatgcccgtgtctagtaagacgtgggtttaaatctccttttcgtttgtacaaattaatattttgtcttacatatactatactgttatatatatattgacaggctactgttagtatacctatttctttaaacttttgacgaagggactcgcgtgattttaattgatatattgctcgaattgctcttttttgaagtacaaatatagattgtatatcggcagccttgccccacaataaaataccgtaagacattacgctgtgaaagtacgcaaaataaacaagcctagctgtatcaacatcagtaaactgtcttatttttctcacggcaaatgccgctgagctaagtttaccagacagtttttctatatgagcaccccactgaagtttacaatccaaggtcactcccaggaaaactgtggaactctccatttccagtgtttcaccgtcgatcattatagacttatctaattttttaacatttggcaatgaaaactcaatacatttagttttcttggcattcaaaagtagattatttgcagtgaaccaatgcgacacatgcgatatggcacggtttacgtcgtcagagttatctttatttctgtcggacttaaaaattaaggatgtgtcatcagcaaacagtacaatctcacatatgccgctgacatggtatggtaaatcgtttatgtacactaaaaatagaaaaggacccagaattgaaccttgtgggacgcccattatggtagtggaaccgtgcgactttatatcatttatgcataccttctgcgttctatcactgagataagaggcaatgagatcgagtgcaacacttttgatgccatagtggcttaacttgagtagaagggtgttatggtcaacacaatcgaacgccttggacagatcacagaacacaccaatagcattcttagaaccttcccatgcttcataaatatgttttaaaagtttagcccctgcatcagttgtattgcgaccttttgtaaaaccatactgttcaggatgaaacaagttatttaaattaaaatgacataaaagttgatttaatatgattttttcaaagaccttgctaagtgttggcaatattgtaatcggtctataattattaaggactgatttgtctcctgatttaaaaagtggtatcaatttgccatgcttcattaggttcggaaaaatacctaagtccacacattcattaaaaataatggctaagtggggagcaattacatcaattatattagatattactttcactgacatgccccacagatctccggttcttttta
The Bicyclus anynana chromosome 21, ilBicAnyn1.1, whole genome shotgun sequence genome window above contains:
- the LOC112051374 gene encoding 39S ribosomal protein L11, mitochondrial; this encodes MSKSVARLKSMKKVADKIDHSSKLRTDIPAGMAAPGPPLGPMLGQRNINVPAFCKDFNERTANIKPGIPLPTRVKMNPDRSYQLVIHQPPASYFLKQAAGINRGAMEPVRETSGKITLKHLYEIAKIKSQDPTLDFKPLKEICTMLIGTARTCGIEIVRELDPQEYGEFLNQRKLAVEEQKKLLQEKREAKMLRTA